The following proteins are encoded in a genomic region of uncultured Vibrio sp.:
- a CDS encoding iron ABC transporter permease encodes MQSAVLEQLIQQQRKSEKRRILVIGAFGALILATFVLDIMTGPSLLDATKVLHSLFEFIGLPYQVEPSTQIIVTELRLPIAIMAIVVGGALGMGGAEMQTLLNNTMASPYTLGMAAAAGFGAAITLYMGSFGLSSYYAVPMGAFLCCMLSACFLFSLASARHISSGQLILAGIALLFLFQSLLSLVQFVSSPELSQQILFWLFGSLTKATWNTVAITSAVVLIGGALLLKDAWKLTALRLGEERAKSVGVNITRLRLKTLFIVAVITATVTSFVGIIGFVGIVAPNMAKSMVGEDQRFFLPLSFLIGAFLLSGASVLSKIIVPGALFPIGIVTAIIGVPFFFWLILVKRG; translated from the coding sequence GTGCAATCTGCAGTTTTAGAACAACTCATTCAGCAACAACGCAAGAGTGAAAAACGTCGAATCTTGGTGATCGGTGCTTTTGGTGCACTCATTCTGGCGACCTTCGTTCTTGACATCATGACAGGACCTTCCCTGCTTGATGCAACCAAAGTACTCCACTCTCTGTTTGAGTTTATCGGCTTGCCTTATCAGGTTGAGCCATCAACTCAAATTATTGTGACCGAGCTAAGACTACCCATTGCGATCATGGCCATTGTGGTTGGTGGCGCACTTGGAATGGGCGGTGCAGAAATGCAGACCTTGCTCAATAATACAATGGCCAGTCCCTACACTTTGGGTATGGCAGCCGCTGCTGGTTTCGGTGCCGCGATTACCCTGTATATGGGTTCGTTTGGATTAAGTAGCTATTATGCCGTGCCTATGGGCGCATTTTTATGCTGTATGCTGTCGGCGTGTTTTCTATTCTCGTTAGCGTCTGCACGTCACATCAGCTCAGGACAACTCATACTGGCGGGTATTGCCCTATTGTTTTTGTTTCAGTCGCTACTGTCTTTGGTTCAGTTCGTATCGTCTCCGGAGCTTAGTCAGCAAATACTCTTTTGGCTGTTTGGTAGCTTAACGAAGGCAACATGGAATACCGTTGCGATCACCTCTGCTGTTGTGCTCATTGGCGGGGCTTTATTACTGAAAGATGCCTGGAAGCTCACCGCTCTTCGACTCGGTGAAGAGCGAGCGAAAAGCGTCGGCGTAAACATCACTCGCTTACGTTTGAAAACACTGTTTATCGTCGCGGTCATCACGGCTACTGTCACCAGTTTTGTCGGTATCATCGGGTTTGTAGGCATCGTCGCGCCTAACATGGCCAAATCTATGGTGGGTGAAGATCAGCGCTTCTTCTTACCACTCTCGTTCCTGATTGGTGCTTTCTTACTTTCTGGTGCGTCTGTTTTGTCAAAAATCATCGTTCCGGGAGCACTATTCCCGATAGGTATTGTTACGGCGATTATTGGCGTGCCTTTCTTCTTCTGGTTGATTTTAGTGAAGCGAGGTTAA
- a CDS encoding ABC transporter ATP-binding protein, whose amino-acid sequence MLVANNVNIQLESLTLANNFNFKLEPGQVTAVLGPNGAGKSTLLKAIFGDVNLASGAISHYGDELDHKSLSSWRAKFGYMPQDIGLEVSLTVIEVVLMGRLDSLSLRIDDKLLGEGLQILNSIGMAHLANRNVSSLSGGQRQMILFAQAIMRNPQIMLLDEPVSALDLHHQHVLLDHLVTQTRTENYVSIMVLHDLNLAAQYADNLLVIKQGELVSVGSPKEVLTTELVKDIYQVEANVHHDNDGVPFVRTMKAS is encoded by the coding sequence ATGCTGGTAGCGAACAACGTAAATATTCAGCTTGAGTCACTCACCCTTGCCAACAACTTCAATTTCAAACTGGAACCAGGTCAGGTAACGGCCGTTCTAGGGCCAAATGGCGCAGGTAAAAGCACCCTGCTTAAAGCTATTTTTGGCGATGTGAATCTGGCCAGTGGCGCTATTTCTCATTACGGTGATGAACTGGATCACAAGTCTCTCTCTTCATGGCGTGCCAAGTTTGGCTACATGCCACAAGACATAGGCCTAGAGGTTAGTTTGACCGTCATTGAAGTGGTTTTGATGGGACGGCTAGACAGCCTAAGCTTGCGGATTGATGACAAGCTACTTGGTGAAGGCTTACAAATATTAAACAGCATCGGCATGGCGCATTTAGCCAACCGCAACGTGAGCTCTCTGAGTGGTGGTCAGCGTCAAATGATCCTGTTTGCACAAGCCATCATGCGCAACCCACAAATCATGTTGCTTGATGAACCCGTCAGTGCGCTCGACCTTCATCACCAACATGTGTTACTCGATCACCTGGTGACTCAAACCCGTACCGAGAACTACGTGAGCATCATGGTATTGCATGATCTCAACCTCGCCGCGCAATACGCCGATAATCTATTGGTGATAAAGCAAGGTGAATTGGTCAGTGTAGGCTCGCCAAAAGAAGTCCTGACCACAGAGTTAGTCAAAGACATCTATCAAGTGGAAGCCAATGTTCATCATGACAACGACGGCGTACCCTTCGTCAGAACGATGAAAGCCAGCTAG
- a CDS encoding DUF2059 domain-containing protein: protein MKNLRKFIVVALLVASPFSGMAAGKQEAVDRLLEVMKVEKQLTGGFEAMTPIIEQLANNLQLNATEKEELVNIYRDWFINDINRQYIIVEMASLYSQAFSHQEIELLIEFYATPLGQKLVEKSPALMQAGAQLGLQEAERAHPKLIEKLTPFLEKHQIK from the coding sequence ATGAAAAATTTACGCAAGTTTATAGTGGTAGCTTTACTTGTGGCTAGCCCATTTAGTGGTATGGCAGCTGGTAAACAGGAAGCAGTCGATCGCTTACTAGAGGTTATGAAAGTAGAGAAACAACTGACTGGTGGCTTTGAAGCAATGACACCAATCATCGAGCAATTAGCGAATAACCTTCAGTTGAATGCGACTGAAAAGGAGGAACTCGTTAACATTTATAGAGATTGGTTCATCAATGATATCAATCGCCAATACATCATCGTTGAGATGGCCTCGCTTTATTCTCAAGCTTTCAGCCATCAAGAAATCGAATTATTGATTGAGTTTTACGCGACACCTTTAGGACAAAAACTTGTAGAAAAGTCGCCAGCATTGATGCAAGCAGGCGCTCAACTAGGATTGCAAGAAGCTGAGCGTGCTCACCCCAAACTTATTGAGAAACTGACTCCTTTCTTAGAAAAGCACCAAATAAAATAG